In the genome of Meles meles chromosome 16, mMelMel3.1 paternal haplotype, whole genome shotgun sequence, one region contains:
- the SOCS5 gene encoding suppressor of cytokine signaling 5 → MDKVGKMWNNFKYRCQNLFGHEGGSRSENVDMNSNRCLSVKERNVSTGDSAPQQQSSPLRENIALQLGLSPSKNSSRRNQNCATEIPQIVEISIEKDNDSCVTPGARLARRDSYSRHAPWGGKKKHSCSTKTQSSLDTDKKFGRTRSGLQRRERRYGVSSVHDMDSVSNRTVGSRSLRQRLQDTVGLCFPMRTYSKQSKPLFSNRRKIHLSELMLEKCPFPAGSDLAQKWHLIKQHTAPVSPHSTFFDTFDPSLVSTEDEEDRLRERRRLSIEEGVDPPPNAQIHTFEATAQVNPLYKLGPKLAPGMTEVSGDSSAIPQANCDSEEDTTTLCLQSRRQKQRQVSGDSHAHISRQGAWKVHTQIDYIHCLVPDLLQITGNPCYWGVMDRYEAEALLEGKPEGTFLLRDSAQEDYLFSVSFRRYNRSLHARIEQWNHNFSFDAHDPCVFHSSTVTGLLEHYKDPSSCMFFEPLLTISLNRTFPFSLQYICRAVICRCTTYDGIDGLPLPSMLQDFLKEYHYKQKVRVRWLEREPVKAK, encoded by the coding sequence ATGGATAAAGTGGGGAAGATGTGGAATAACTTCAAATACAGGTGTCAGAATCTCTTCGGTCACGAGGGAGGGAGCCGTAGTGAAAATGTGGACATGAACTCCAATAGATGTTTGTCTGTGAAAGAGAGAAACGTCAGTACAGGAGACTCAGCTCCTCAGCAACAAAGCAGTCCCTTAAGAGAAAACATTGCCTTACAACTGGGATTAAGCCCTTCCAAGAATTCTTCAAGGAGAAACCAAAACTGTGCCACTGAAATTCCTCAGATTGTTGAAATAAGTATTGAAAAGGATAATGATTCCTGTGTCACCCCAGGAGCGAGACTTGCAAGAAGGGATTCCTACTCTCGGCATGCTCCGTGGGGTGGGAAGAAAAAACATTCCTGTTCTACAAAGACACAGAGTTCATTGGATACTGATAAAAAGTTCGGTAGAACTCGAAGCGGACTTCAAAGGAGAGAGAGGCGGTATGGTGTAAGCTCCGTGCATGACATGGACAGTGTGTCCAACAGAACTGTGGGGAGCcgctctctgagacagaggttgCAGGACACTGTGGGCTTGTGTTTTCCCATGAGAACTTACAGCAAGCAGTCAAAACCCCTCTTTtctaatagaagaaaaatacaccTTTCTGAATTAATGCTTGAGAAATGCCCTTTTCCTGCTGGCTCAGATTTAGCCCAAAAATGGCATTTGATTAAACAGCATACAGCCCCTGTGAGCCCACACTCGACATTTTTTGATACGTTTGATCCATCCTTGGTTTCCACGGAAGATGAAGAAGATAGGCTTCGAGAGAGAAGACGGCTCAGTATTGAAGAGGGGGTTGACCCTCCGCCCAACGCACAAATACATACCTTTGAAGCCACCGCACAGGTTAATCCGTTATATAAACTGGGACCAAAGTTAGCTCCTGGAATGACTGAAGTAAGTGGGGACAGTAGTGCAATTCCACAAGCTAATTGTGACTCAGAAGAGGACACTACCACCCTGTGTCTGCAGTCACGTAGGCAGAAGCAACGTCAGGTGTCTGGAGACAGCCATGCCCACATTAGCAGACAGGGAGCTTGGAAAGTCCATACGCAGATCGATTACATACACTGCCTCGTGCCCGACTTGCTCCAGATTACAGGGAATCCCTGTTACTGGGGAGTGATGGACCGTTACGAAGCAGAAGCCCTCCTTGAAGGGAAACCTGAAGGCACATTCTTGCTCAGGGACTCTGCGCAAGAGGACTACCTCTTCTCTGTGAGCTTCCGTCGCTACAACAGGTCCCTGCATGCCCGAATTGAGCAGTGGAATCACAACTTTAGTTTTGACGCCCACGACCCTTGTGTATTTCACTCCTCCACTGTAACAGGACTTTTGGAACATTATAAAGATCCCAGTTCTTGCATGTTTTTTGAACCTTTGCTTACTATATCACTAAACAGGACTTTCCCTTTTAGCCTGCAGTATATCTGCCGTGCAGTAATCTGTAGATGCACTACGTATGATGGAATTGATGGGCTTCCTTTACCATCAATGTTGCAGGATTTTTTGAAAGAGTATCATTACAAGCAAAAAGTTAGAGTTCGCTGGTTAGAACGAGAACCAGTCAAGGCGAAGTAG